One region of Chryseobacterium sp. SORGH_AS_0447 genomic DNA includes:
- a CDS encoding xylulokinase, which yields MYLLGYDIGSSSVKVCLIEASSGKVIASEFSPKKEMKITAIHPGWAEQNPGDWWTNLKLAHEAVMHESGVQAEDIKGIGITWQMHGLILVDKDQNLLRPSIIWCDSRAVPYGEKAFKTIGEEKCLSHLLNSPGNFTASKLAWVKEHEPEIFEKIDKIMLPGDYIAMRLSGQIGITIEGLSEGIFWDFKNNCISEDVINYYGIPKSFFPEIVPTFGIQATVSAAAAQELGLKEGTPISYRAGDQPNNALSLNVFNPGEIASTAGTSGVVYGVLDELDYDKLSRVNTFAHVNYTPEQTRLGVLLCINGTGILNSWLKHNFATSLSSYGDMNDMASLSPIGSKGLSIIPFGNGAERVLENKDTSCSIHGINFNIHSKGDILRAAQEGIVFSYEYGMNIMRNIGMDIQVIRAGNANMFLSSIFRQSLASVSNAVIELYDTDGAVGAARAAGMGIGFYADSKEAFSSLEKIAVIEPEHEKREQYLEAYTRWTNHLNEII from the coding sequence ATGTACTTACTAGGCTATGACATTGGCAGTTCTTCTGTGAAAGTATGTCTCATCGAGGCATCCAGCGGAAAAGTGATTGCTTCAGAATTTTCCCCGAAAAAGGAAATGAAAATCACTGCAATCCACCCGGGCTGGGCAGAGCAGAATCCTGGGGACTGGTGGACCAATCTTAAGCTTGCCCATGAAGCCGTAATGCACGAATCCGGCGTACAGGCGGAGGATATTAAAGGAATCGGGATCACCTGGCAGATGCACGGGCTGATTCTCGTAGATAAAGACCAGAACCTGCTGAGACCTTCGATCATCTGGTGCGACAGCCGCGCTGTTCCATATGGTGAAAAGGCTTTCAAAACCATCGGTGAAGAAAAATGCTTATCGCACTTACTGAATTCACCGGGAAATTTTACCGCATCCAAATTAGCATGGGTAAAAGAACACGAACCTGAGATTTTTGAAAAAATAGATAAGATCATGCTTCCGGGAGACTATATTGCGATGAGACTCTCCGGGCAGATCGGTATCACGATAGAAGGATTATCCGAAGGGATTTTCTGGGATTTCAAAAACAACTGCATTTCGGAAGACGTTATCAATTATTACGGAATCCCGAAAAGCTTTTTTCCTGAAATCGTACCGACATTCGGTATTCAGGCCACCGTTTCTGCTGCTGCAGCTCAGGAATTAGGTCTGAAAGAAGGAACCCCAATTTCCTACAGAGCAGGAGACCAGCCGAATAACGCGTTATCACTGAATGTTTTCAATCCGGGAGAAATTGCTTCAACGGCAGGGACTTCAGGAGTAGTGTACGGGGTACTTGATGAATTGGACTACGATAAGCTTTCCAGAGTAAATACTTTTGCCCACGTAAATTATACACCGGAGCAGACAAGATTAGGCGTTTTGCTTTGCATCAACGGAACCGGGATTCTGAATTCATGGCTGAAGCATAATTTTGCCACTTCACTTTCTTCTTACGGAGATATGAACGATATGGCTTCGCTTTCGCCGATCGGTTCCAAAGGACTGAGCATCATCCCTTTCGGAAACGGAGCGGAAAGGGTGTTGGAGAACAAGGATACCAGCTGTTCGATCCACGGGATCAACTTTAATATTCATTCAAAGGGAGATATTCTGCGAGCCGCGCAGGAAGGAATTGTGTTTTCCTACGAATATGGGATGAACATCATGCGAAACATCGGGATGGATATTCAGGTGATCCGTGCAGGAAATGCCAATATGTTTTTAAGTTCGATTTTCCGCCAGTCGCTGGCCAGTGTCAGCAATGCGGTGATCGAATTGTACGATACCGACGGTGCAGTAGGAGCTGCCCGGGCTGCAGGAATGGGAATCGGGTTTTATGCAGATTCTAAAGAAGCATTTTCATCACTTGAAAAAATCGCTGTCATAGAACCGGAACACGAAAAACGCGAACAATATTTAGAAGCCTACACGAGATGGACAAATCATCTTAACGAAATCATCTAA
- the xylA gene encoding xylose isomerase gives MNTLTGTKEYFTGIEKIKFEGKESRNPMAFRYYDAEKIVMGKPMKDWTRFAMAWWHTLCANGSDPFGGATIHHPWDIGNDAVTRAMHKLDAGFEFMSKMGFNFYCFHDIDLVDPADNWKDYEKNLQAVVEYAKQKQAETGIKLLWGTANVFTHERYMNGASTNPNFDVLACAGTQVKNSIDATIALGGENYVFWGGREGYMSLLNTDMKREKDHLARFLTMSRDYARQQGFQGNFLIEPKPMEPTKHQYDYDSETVIGFLRHYGLDKDFKLNIEVNHATLAGHTFEHELQAAVDAGMLGSIDANRGDYQNGWDTDQFPVDYLEMVQAWLVLLPAGGLGKGGVNFDAKIRRNSIDPEDLFISHISGMDVFAKGLLAAADILENSDYNKLRTDRYASFDNGHGKAFEEGSLTLEDLQRIAHEIGEPQPKSGKQELFEAIVNMYI, from the coding sequence ATGAACACTTTAACAGGTACAAAAGAGTATTTCACCGGGATTGAAAAGATTAAGTTTGAAGGGAAGGAAAGCAGAAATCCGATGGCGTTCCGTTACTATGATGCAGAGAAAATCGTGATGGGAAAACCCATGAAAGACTGGACGCGTTTTGCAATGGCTTGGTGGCATACCTTATGTGCCAACGGTAGCGATCCATTCGGTGGAGCAACCATTCACCATCCTTGGGATATCGGAAACGACGCTGTTACAAGAGCGATGCATAAACTGGATGCAGGTTTTGAATTTATGTCTAAAATGGGCTTCAATTTCTACTGTTTCCACGACATCGACTTGGTAGATCCTGCAGACAACTGGAAAGATTATGAAAAGAACCTTCAGGCGGTTGTAGAATATGCCAAGCAAAAGCAGGCAGAAACGGGAATTAAGCTTCTTTGGGGAACGGCAAACGTTTTCACCCACGAAAGATACATGAACGGAGCTTCTACCAACCCGAATTTTGATGTATTGGCATGTGCCGGAACTCAGGTGAAAAACTCTATTGATGCAACTATCGCACTTGGAGGAGAAAACTATGTATTCTGGGGTGGAAGAGAAGGATACATGAGTCTTTTGAACACGGATATGAAGCGTGAGAAAGATCATTTGGCACGTTTCTTAACAATGTCCAGAGATTATGCCCGTCAGCAAGGTTTCCAGGGAAATTTCTTGATCGAGCCTAAGCCGATGGAGCCTACCAAGCACCAATATGATTACGATTCTGAAACGGTGATCGGATTCTTAAGACATTACGGATTAGATAAAGATTTTAAATTAAATATCGAAGTAAACCACGCTACACTGGCAGGGCATACTTTCGAGCACGAACTTCAGGCAGCAGTAGATGCAGGAATGCTAGGAAGCATCGACGCGAACAGAGGAGATTACCAGAACGGATGGGATACCGATCAGTTCCCGGTAGATTATCTGGAAATGGTTCAGGCATGGTTGGTGTTGCTACCGGCAGGAGGTCTAGGAAAAGGAGGAGTAAACTTCGACGCTAAAATCAGAAGAAACTCTATCGATCCTGAAGATTTATTCATCTCTCATATTTCAGGAATGGATGTATTTGCCAAAGGACTTTTGGCTGCTGCCGACATTCTTGAAAATTCGGATTATAACAAATTAAGAACAGACCGCTATGCTTCTTTTGACAACGGGCACGGAAAGGCATTTGAAGAAGGATCTCTTACCTTAGAGGATCTTCAGAGAATCGCACATGAAATTGGGGAACCTCAGCCAAAAAGCGGAAAACAGGAATTGTTTGAAGCTATTGTGAACATGTATATCTAA
- a CDS encoding NUDIX domain-containing protein, whose product MSPEFIHTYVSVDCVVFGFDHENRLNILLVERHLDAEKQIKLPGSLIFSDEDVDDAAERVLHELTGIRKMVLKQFKCFADPMRANNEKDINWMGEEYKHHIDRIITVAYLSLCKIDHKINSTKYSTVDWFPIDQVPSLPFDHNKIISESLIEIRKWIESDFSIIFELLPKRFTIRQLYQLYSALSEKYIDIKNFHKKISSFNYIVPLDEIEKNVSHRAARYYKFDAKVFKKNNTKLIK is encoded by the coding sequence ATGAGCCCTGAATTTATACATACTTATGTTTCTGTTGATTGTGTTGTTTTTGGATTTGACCATGAAAACAGACTGAATATTTTACTCGTAGAAAGACATCTTGATGCGGAAAAGCAGATTAAGCTTCCGGGAAGTCTTATTTTTAGTGATGAAGATGTAGACGACGCGGCAGAGAGAGTTCTTCACGAGCTTACAGGGATCAGGAAAATGGTATTGAAGCAATTTAAGTGCTTTGCAGACCCGATGAGGGCAAACAATGAAAAGGATATCAACTGGATGGGAGAGGAGTATAAGCATCACATCGACAGGATTATCACCGTGGCTTACCTTTCGCTCTGCAAAATCGATCATAAGATCAACAGTACCAAATACAGCACGGTAGACTGGTTTCCGATCGATCAGGTTCCTTCACTGCCTTTCGATCACAACAAGATCATCAGCGAATCGCTGATCGAGATCAGAAAGTGGATCGAGTCGGATTTCTCGATTATTTTCGAGCTTCTGCCGAAAAGATTTACGATCAGGCAACTGTACCAGCTATATAGCGCATTGAGCGAAAAATATATAGATATTAAAAATTTTCATAAAAAAATATCATCCTTCAACTATATTGTTCCCCTGGATGAGATCGAAAAGAACGTATCGCACCGTGCCGCCAGATATTATAAGTTTGATGCCAAGGTCTTTAAGAAAAACAATACTAAACTAATAAAATAA
- a CDS encoding SusC/RagA family TonB-linked outer membrane protein — MVPKEKEAVTGSVASVKGDALREVPSANITQALQGRAAGVDISQNSTKPGAALQIRIRGTRSLTGDNNPLIVLDGIPFVGSLGDISSSDIKSIDILKDASATAIYGSRGANGVILVTTNRGSKGQKARFTYNTFNGVQTLFSRYPMMDGPAFAKLRNYATPAPSAGQTSTTPLYQTNGDESLTTNTDWQSLYYKPAMITSHDIGVSGGTEGGNYSVGLSYFKQDALIPLQNYERFALRMAVDQQLGKRFRVGFTTNTNYSKSEANGLNPGAILGYSPLANPYNADGSPKKTMTTGGGADQIWIFSRQNIEALGQKYVDETKSFASYNNMYGEVTLPINGLKYRLNVGLDYRTSNSGNYAGVGVFSFNPATSSSAGRGNSQTYHWALENLLTYDRTFGKHKINAVGLYSAEGNRSIGTYMSARNVPADFFQYYNLGQSPQADITVDPNNQSYAQWGLLSAMGRVMYTFDNKYMLTATLRADGSSRLAPGNKWHTYPALSLGWNITNESFMQNVKAINLLKLRAGWGQTSNQAVPEYSTLGRLTVTPYNFGNTNTTGVYVSQAPNASLGWEYSKTQNYGVDFGLFNNRLTGSVEYYKTHTFDLLTRKNLPISSGLSNVLENVAETENKGVEFSLNGIIVNNPEGFSWEAGVNFYTNKNRILSLASGATRDLNNLWFVGYNINALYDYKYIGLWQAGDAYQSILEPGSAADVVGSIKVLYTGGYNPDGTPMRAIGPDDMQVFNTAPKYQGGFNMRFSYKNFDLSTVGAFQHGGILVSTLYGSASYLNRLTGRGNNVDVDYWTEDNTDAYFPRPGRHLSGDNPKYSSTLAMFDASYVKLRTITLGYNFNKNLLDDLKISALRIYFTVTNPVVLFSPYHKFSGMDPEPNSTGDQNQAVNGYQPRQLVIGTNNPSTRNYLMGLNLTF, encoded by the coding sequence ATGGTACCCAAAGAAAAAGAAGCTGTAACGGGATCCGTAGCTTCTGTAAAAGGGGATGCACTTCGTGAGGTACCTTCTGCCAACATAACGCAGGCATTGCAGGGAAGAGCGGCAGGGGTGGATATCTCTCAGAATTCTACTAAGCCTGGAGCTGCTTTACAGATTCGTATCCGTGGAACGCGATCATTAACAGGGGATAATAATCCGCTTATTGTTCTTGATGGTATTCCATTCGTCGGATCATTAGGAGATATCAGTTCAAGCGATATTAAAAGTATAGATATTCTTAAAGATGCTTCTGCAACCGCAATCTATGGTTCAAGAGGTGCAAACGGGGTAATATTAGTTACAACAAACAGAGGGTCAAAAGGGCAAAAAGCCAGATTTACATATAATACCTTCAATGGAGTTCAGACTTTATTCTCAAGATATCCAATGATGGACGGCCCTGCTTTTGCAAAACTTCGTAATTATGCTACACCAGCGCCATCAGCTGGCCAGACTTCTACAACACCTCTGTACCAGACTAATGGTGACGAGAGCTTAACTACAAATACTGATTGGCAAAGCCTATATTATAAGCCGGCAATGATTACCAGCCACGATATCGGGGTATCTGGTGGTACTGAGGGCGGTAACTACAGTGTAGGTTTATCTTATTTCAAGCAGGATGCGCTCATACCTTTACAAAATTATGAGAGATTTGCTTTAAGAATGGCTGTCGATCAACAATTAGGAAAGCGTTTTCGGGTAGGTTTCACAACCAATACCAACTATTCTAAATCTGAAGCTAATGGTCTGAATCCAGGTGCTATTTTAGGCTATTCTCCTCTTGCTAATCCTTATAATGCAGACGGAAGTCCTAAAAAAACAATGACTACAGGTGGAGGAGCAGATCAGATTTGGATTTTTTCAAGGCAAAATATTGAAGCATTAGGCCAGAAATATGTTGATGAAACCAAATCTTTTGCTTCATACAACAACATGTATGGTGAAGTAACGCTGCCAATTAACGGATTGAAATACAGACTAAATGTAGGTTTGGATTATCGGACATCAAATAGTGGAAATTATGCTGGCGTAGGCGTTTTCAGTTTTAATCCGGCAACATCATCGTCTGCAGGAAGAGGAAACAGCCAGACTTACCACTGGGCATTGGAAAATTTATTAACTTATGACCGAACTTTTGGTAAACATAAGATTAATGCAGTTGGTCTTTATTCAGCTGAAGGAAACAGATCTATAGGTACCTACATGAGTGCAAGAAATGTACCTGCCGATTTCTTTCAGTATTATAATTTAGGACAATCTCCTCAGGCTGACATAACAGTAGATCCTAACAATCAGAGTTACGCACAATGGGGATTGTTATCGGCAATGGGTAGGGTAATGTATACTTTTGACAATAAGTACATGTTGACTGCTACATTAAGAGCGGACGGATCTTCCAGATTGGCTCCGGGGAATAAGTGGCATACTTATCCTGCATTATCATTGGGTTGGAACATTACCAATGAATCTTTTATGCAAAATGTAAAAGCGATTAATTTACTTAAGTTGAGAGCAGGTTGGGGACAAACTTCAAATCAGGCAGTACCTGAATATTCTACCTTAGGAAGATTAACCGTAACGCCTTACAATTTCGGAAATACCAATACAACAGGTGTATATGTATCGCAGGCGCCAAATGCATCATTGGGCTGGGAATATTCTAAAACACAAAACTATGGGGTAGACTTTGGATTGTTTAATAATAGGCTTACAGGTAGCGTAGAATATTATAAAACCCATACTTTTGACCTTTTAACAAGAAAGAATTTACCAATATCTTCCGGTTTATCAAATGTTCTTGAAAATGTTGCTGAAACAGAAAATAAAGGGGTTGAATTTTCATTAAACGGTATCATTGTAAATAATCCTGAAGGATTCTCTTGGGAAGCTGGGGTTAACTTTTATACCAACAAAAACAGAATTTTATCACTTGCTTCAGGGGCAACTCGTGATTTGAATAACCTTTGGTTCGTTGGATACAACATCAATGCTTTATATGATTATAAATATATTGGTTTATGGCAGGCAGGTGATGCTTACCAAAGTATCTTAGAGCCAGGATCTGCAGCAGATGTAGTAGGTTCGATTAAAGTTTTATATACCGGAGGATATAATCCAGATGGAACTCCTATGAGAGCTATCGGTCCTGATGATATGCAGGTATTCAATACAGCGCCTAAATATCAAGGTGGTTTTAATATGAGATTTTCTTATAAAAATTTCGACCTGAGTACAGTAGGAGCTTTTCAGCACGGAGGAATTCTTGTAAGTACATTATATGGATCTGCAAGTTATCTTAACAGATTAACCGGTAGAGGGAATAACGTAGATGTAGATTACTGGACAGAAGATAATACTGATGCTTATTTCCCACGTCCTGGTAGACATTTAAGCGGAGATAATCCTAAATATTCTTCTACATTAGCCATGTTTGATGCTTCGTACGTGAAATTAAGAACCATCACTCTTGGATATAATTTCAACAAAAACCTGTTGGACGATCTGAAAATAAGTGCCCTGAGAATTTATTTTACCGTAACAAACCCGGTAGTGTTGTTCTCTCCGTATCACAAATTCTCAGGAATGGATCCAGAACCAAACTCTACGGGAGATCAGAATCAGGCTGTTAACGGCTATCAGCCGCGTCAGTTGGTTATTGGTACCAATAACCCATCTACAAGAAATTACTTAATGGGACTTAACTTAACTTTTTAA